Part of the Cloacibacterium caeni genome is shown below.
GGTAGACAAGAATATTGCGCTTGTCCGTTCGTCAGTTTTTCTACATTATTAGAAGTGATAAATTGGAGTAAGTTTTTAGCTTCTGTACCTTCTACATAAAACTGTCCCATGTGTGAAACATCAAAAATTCCTACTTTTTCGCGTACAGCAAAATGCTCTTCTGTAACGCCAGAATATTGTACAGGCATTTCAAAACCTGCAAAAGGAACCATTTTAGCTCCTAAAGAAACGTGCTTATTATACAGCGCTGTTTTTTTATCCATTTTTTATTTTTTTAACTTGATAAAAGATATTTTTTAATTTTTAACCTTTGCCTTTACCTTTACCTCTACCTTTACCTCTACCTCTATCTCTACCTCTAACTTAAAGATGATGTTTATATTCTTCTAAAATGATTTTAAACCATTCAGTAAAATGTTCAGGGTTTTGTTTCATTTCTTGGTCTAAATTTTCCATAGAAATATATCTTACTTCGGCTACTTCTTCTAAATTGAGTTGAAAATCTCCTTCGTAATTCCCTACAAAAACATGGTCTAACTCGTGCTCCCAAAGATTTCCACCTACATCTGCTTTATATATAAAAGAGAATTTTTCAGAAATTTCGGTATCTATTCCCAGTTCTTCTTTTAACCTTCTTTTGGCTGCTTCTTCATAGGTTTCATTCGCTCTAGGATGGGAGCAACAAGCATTCGTCCATTGATTGGGAGAATGGTATTTTTCGGCAGCTCTTTTCTGGAGAAGCATTTCGCCTTTTGAATTAAATAAAAATACAGAAAACGCTCGGTGCAACAAACCATTGATATGTGCTTGTTGTTTTTCCATCAAGCCCAGAACTTCATCATTTTCGGTAACTAAAACTACTTTTTCTTCCATAATTGTTCGACTTCTCAAATTTAATGATAATCTACGAGATAAAGAATTGATTTTAGAAATTTGAATTTTTTATACTTTACATAGCTTTTTTGTGCGTAAAATTTTTAAAAAACCTTTATTAATTAGGGATTTAATATCTATAATTTTCTCTAACTTTGCAACTTGAAAATCAGATATTGGAGCATAATATATAAATGCTGCTGCTGGAATTCTTGTTAAAGACAAAAATTTTTGAGCAGCAAGAATTTATAGATTCTAAATTTTTAACGATTAATCTAAATAAAAAATAAATGAAGGTATTAGCAAATGATGGATTGACACTATCAGGAATCAATGCTTTAGAAGAAAAAGGTTTCACGGTAATTACAGAAAAAGTTCCTCAAGAGGAACTTGTTTCTTACATCAATGCAGAAAAAATCAGCACACTTTTGGTAAGAAGTGCAACTAAGGTGACTAAGGAAATCATAGACAACTGCCCATCTCTACAAATCATAGGAAGAGGTGGAGTAGGAATGGATAACATAGAAGTAGCATACGCTAGAGAAAAAGGACTTCATGTAATCAATACACCAGCTGCATCCTCTGAAAGCGTGGCAGAATTGGTTTTCGCACATTTATTTACAGGATGCAGATTTTTACAAGATTCTAATAGAAAAATGCCAGTTTCGGGGCAAACAGAATTTGCAAAACTTAAAAAATCTTACGAAAAAGGTTTAGAATTAAGAGGGAAAACCATTGGTATTGTTGGATTGGGTAGAATTGGTCAAGAAGTAGCAAGAATCGCTCTTGGATTAGGAATGAAAGTAGTTGCTTCTGATCTAATGATCGATAAAACAAGTGTAAGAGTGGATTTCTATAACAAACAATATATCGATATAGAAATTGTAACCGAACCTTTCGAAGAAGTGATAAAAAAAGCGGATTTTATAACGCTTCACGTTCCTGCTCAAAAATCTGCGATTATCGGCAAAGAAGAAATCGCTAAAATGAAAGATGGAGTAGCGTTAATCAATTGTGCAAGAGGTGGCGTAATAGATGAAGAAGCCTTAATAGAAGCTTTAGATGCTGGTAAAGTTTCTTTTGCGGGATTAGATGTTTTCGTAAATGAACCTACACCATCAGAAAAAATTATTACCCATCCTAAAATTTCTTTAACACCTCATACTGGAGCGTCTACTTTAGAAGCGCAAGACAGAATTGGTGAAGAATTGGCGATGCAGGTTGCAAGTATTTTAAAAATTTCATAATAAAGAAACTCCGAAAATTTTCGGAGTTTCTTTTTGTATTATATTATGATTTGTTTTTTAATAAATCTCTTATTTCTGCTAAAAGTTCTTCTTGTGTTGGTCCTGCAGGTACAGCTGGAGCAGGTTCTTCTTTCTTTTTCATTCCATTAATCCCTTTTATTAATAAAAAGATGACAAAAGAAATAATCAAGAAACTGAGTACAGCAGCAAGGAAATTACCATATAGAATTCCACCATCAGTTTTTAATTCTTGGATTTTTTCTAAGTTTGCAGCCTTTAGAGCTGGGGTTAGTAAAGCTGGTGTGATGACATCATCTACCAATGAACTAACAATTTTTCCGAAAGCAGCACCTATGATTACTCCTACTGCTAAATCCATTGCATTTCCTTTAGCAATAAATTCTTTAAATTCTTTTATTAATCCCATAGTTTTATAATTTATATTTTGACAAATGTAAAAATTTAATCTAAATATTCTTTGAAATTTGTTAAAAATTTTAGCTAAAAACAGTCTCTATATTGATTATTTTTTGTTGTAACTTTGTAAAACACAATCCCTGTTATGAAAATTTTTTCAGCTGCTCAAATCAAAAATGGAGATTTATTTACCATCAAAAATGAACCCATTGCTTCTGTTCATTTAATGGAAAAAGCAGCGATGGCTTGTACAGATTTTATTCATCATAAGTATCTTAAAACGCAAAATATTCTTATTTTTTGTGGCCATGGAAATAATGGAGGAGATGGTTTAGCAATGGCCAGATTGCTTTATCAAAAAGGTTTTGATGTAGATGTATTTATGGATAAATCGAAAAAGGAATTGTCTAAAGATGCGGAAATCAATTACCATAGATTAAAAGAATTTTTGGGAATCAGAATTCTAGATTTTATAGATTTTAATGAGAGTTTCATTAATGAAGATTCCATCATTGTAGATGCTTTGTTCGGTACAGGATTGAACAGAAAAATCGAAGGTGAAATAGCCAAAATCATTCTAAAACTCAACCAGATTCATGTTCATAAAATCGCAATCGACATTCCTTCAGGAGTTTTGGCAGATGGAAATATTCCCGAAAATGGAGTCGTTTTCAAAACAGATGAAACTTTGTCTTTACAATTCTGCAAACAATCATTTTTGCATCCAGAAATCAGCGAATATTGTGGTAAAATTCATATTTTAGAAATCGGAATCAGTAAAAAATATATAGAAAATACTGAAACGCCACATTATATTATAGACGAAGAAATTGTAAGAAAAATTTATAAAAAAAGAAAAGATACTTCTCATAAAGGAAATTATGGCAAAACATGCATTGTAGCGGGAAGTTTTGGGAAAATTGGAGCTGCGGTTCTGGCCACGAAATCAGCTTTGTTTTCCGGGAGCGGTTTAACTTATATTTTGGCGCCAAAATGCGGTTACGAAATTCTGCAAACCACTTGTCCAGAAGCCATTTATTTATACGGAGGAGAAGACTTTATTAAAAATTTTTTGGTAGAGAATGATTTCACGTATGGAATAGGTCCTGGATTGGGAACAGATTACGAAACTGAGGAAAAATTAATGCATTTTCTCAAAAATTATAATGAGCCATTGGTTTTAGATGCAGATGCGTTGAATTTGATTTCCAAAAATCCAGAAAATTTAAATTTAATTCCAAAAAAATCAATTATTACGCCTCATCCTAAAGAGTTTTCTAGACTTTTTGGAGAATCCAAAGATTCTTTTGAGCGATTAGAATTAGCCAAATCAAAGGCAAAGGAATTGAATATTTATATCGTTCTCAAAGGTCATCATACTCAAATCATCACTCCTGAAGGAAACGTATTTTATAACATTACAGGAAATTCTGGCTTGGCAAAAGGCGGAAGTGGAGACGTTTTATTGGGAATTATTACCTCATTTTTAGCACAAGGTTATTCGCCCGAAAATGCAGCAATATTTGGAGTTTGGCTTCATGGGAAAGCTGCGGATTTCACCGCCGAAAAATATTCTAAAGAAGCGATGCTCGCTTCAGATGTCATTCAGCACATTGGCGAAGTCTTTAAATATTTACAAAAATAAAGGGAAACAATTTGCTGTTTCCCTTTTTTTATGATGTTAAAATTTGTCTTCGTATTTGAAATTTTTAGAATAAAGCATTACCGCTAATCCTATAATGACCAATGGAATTGATAAAACCTGACCTGTATTGAGAATTCCAAGGGTGATTTTTTCTTCTCCTTGAGGTTCTTTTAAGAATTCTACTAAAAATCTGATGGTCCAAAGTACAGCAAAGAAAAACCCGAAAAGCCAACCTTGACTGTATTTTTTCTTCGTGTAAAGATAAATTCCCCACATTACAAAAAATAATGCTAAATAAGAAAATGCCTCAAACAACTGAGTAGGATAGCGTGGAACAATTTCTCCGTATTCCATACTTTGTTGAGGAAATAATACGGCAAATGGTGAGTCTGGTGCTGGTTTTCCTACGATTTCTGAGTTGAAAAAATTTCCCATTCTGATGAAAAATCCAGCTAATGCCACTGTAATCGCTAATCTGTCTAATAACCAAAGTGGATTTTTCTTCAACACTTTTATCGCAATAATAATGGTAGAAATAACCAGGACTATTGCAGCTCCATGACTTGCAAGTCCCGAAAATCCCGTGAATTTAAATTCTGGAACCGTCTGAATAGGCAAGAAAACACTCCAGAAATCTTGTTTAAATAATTCTGGTTGATAGAAAATTACGTGACCTAATCTTGCGCCGAGAATCGTTCCGATTAAAGTCCAAGTGAAAATGGTGTCTAAACTTTTTTCGCTTTCGTGGTCTATTTTGAACATTTTTACAAATAAATAGTAACCAATTCCGAAGGCTAAAACAAACATTAAACTGTAATAGTGTAAGGTAAAAGTCCCAATTTCTATTCCTTTAGAAGGATCCCAAGTGAAATATAATAGCGTAGCTAAATTCATATATTTTTATTGATTTGTTAGTATTTTTTTTAATGTTGATTTTCTTTTTTGGGCGGTACAGGATCGTAACCGCTTCCACCCCAAGGATGACAGCTAGAAATTCTCTTTGCACTGAGATAAATTCCTTTAAAAAGTCCGTGAACTTTTAATGCTTCCACCGTATAATGCGAACAAGTAGGCTCATATCTGCAATTTTTCCCCAACCATGGAGAAATTCCATATTGATATATTTTGATCAATACAATGAGCGGAAATATGAGAATTTTATTCAGCATGAGGTATAAAATACAAATGTAAGTTTTTTTTAAGTTTTCCTGAAACTTGATTTTTAAATTATTTATTTCAATTTAATAATATTAGCAATGAATTTTATGAAAATTTGTCTTATTAATTTTTAAAATGATAAAAAAATGCGTTAATATTTTTTATTTACAATTTTTATCATGACATTTGTTAGTAAAATAATAAGATTATGAAGAGAGCGTATATCAAAGGGACGGGTTCTTATACTCCGCCAAAAGTGATAAAAAATGATTTTTTTGAAGCAGTAGGTTCTAATGATGAATGGATTTTTAAAAATTTAGGAATTAAAGAACGCAGGATTGTAGAAGGTGAAGTAACCAGTGATTTGGCTTCTAAAGCGGCTTTAATTGCACTAGAAGATGCAGGAATTACAGCTGAAGAGGTGAACCTCATTATCGTAGCTACTTCTACACCAGACAGACAGGCGCCTTCTACGGCTTGTTTCGTGCAAGAAAAAATAAATGCACCTCATGCTGTAGCTTTTGATATTTCGGCAGTTTGTTCGGGCGGAATTTATGGTTTAGCTATTGGTAGCCAATTTATACAAACCGGAATGTATAAAAATGTTTTGGTGATAGGAGCTGATGTTTTTTCGAGCATTACAGATTGGTCACGTAAAGATTCTGTGTTTTTTGGAGATGGAGCAGGAGCGGTATTATTATCTGCAACTACTGAAGACAAAGGGTTTATAGATTTTAAACTTCATGCAGATGGTACAGGAAAATATCATTTTAATATTCCAGCTGGTGGTTGTGAAATTCCGGCAAGTGAAGAAACCATCAAACAAGGGCTTCACTATTTCCAGATGAATGGAAAAGAAGTTTTTAATACAGCGACTAAAGTATTGCCAGAAGTAATTCACGAAGTTTTAGCAGATAATAACTTAACGGCAAACGATATTGACTGGGTGATTCCTCATCAGCCAAGCGTTAGGATTTTACAAAAAGTAGCAGAAGAAGTAAATATTCCGTTTGAAAAAGTAATGACCAATATGGATAAATACGCCAATACTTCTGGGGGAACCATCCCAATAGTTTTAGACGAAACCTATAAAAGCGGAAAAATAAAAGAAGGAAATACCTTACTTTTTGCAGCCGTAGGTTCTGGTTGGACTTGGGGAGCAGCCTTATATAAAGTCTAGAATTTCAGACGTGTATTAAAATTTTATCAATTATTTCTAACCCCCTATTTTATTATGTTTACTAATCAAACCTTTTTAATTACAGGAATCGCAGACGAAAATTCACTCGCTATGTACGTTGCCAAAAAAATCATCAAAAATAACGGAAACGTAGTGTGTACAGGTCTTGGCGTGACTCCATTTCATAAAAATCTTTCAGAAAAAGCAGAAAGTTTTCTTAATAAATCTTACAATGACTTTGAAAATGCTTGTAAAAAATTATTAGGAGAAAATGTGTTAACTTTTCCATTAGATATTACCTTGCCAGAAAGTTTAGAGGCTCTCACAGATTTTCTAAATGAAAAGAATGTTAAGCTCAATGGTTTCCTTCATGCGATTGCTATGGACAAAACCATTCGTCAAAAATCTGTAAAACCCATGTTGGAAGTTACAGCAGA
Proteins encoded:
- the lgt gene encoding prolipoprotein diacylglyceryl transferase, with translation MNLATLLYFTWDPSKGIEIGTFTLHYYSLMFVLAFGIGYYLFVKMFKIDHESEKSLDTIFTWTLIGTILGARLGHVIFYQPELFKQDFWSVFLPIQTVPEFKFTGFSGLASHGAAIVLVISTIIIAIKVLKKNPLWLLDRLAITVALAGFFIRMGNFFNSEIVGKPAPDSPFAVLFPQQSMEYGEIVPRYPTQLFEAFSYLALFFVMWGIYLYTKKKYSQGWLFGFFFAVLWTIRFLVEFLKEPQGEEKITLGILNTGQVLSIPLVIIGLAVMLYSKNFKYEDKF
- a CDS encoding D-2-hydroxyacid dehydrogenase, with product MKVLANDGLTLSGINALEEKGFTVITEKVPQEELVSYINAEKISTLLVRSATKVTKEIIDNCPSLQIIGRGGVGMDNIEVAYAREKGLHVINTPAASSESVAELVFAHLFTGCRFLQDSNRKMPVSGQTEFAKLKKSYEKGLELRGKTIGIVGLGRIGQEVARIALGLGMKVVASDLMIDKTSVRVDFYNKQYIDIEIVTEPFEEVIKKADFITLHVPAQKSAIIGKEEIAKMKDGVALINCARGGVIDEEALIEALDAGKVSFAGLDVFVNEPTPSEKIITHPKISLTPHTGASTLEAQDRIGEELAMQVASILKIS
- the mscL gene encoding large conductance mechanosensitive channel protein MscL, with translation MGLIKEFKEFIAKGNAMDLAVGVIIGAAFGKIVSSLVDDVITPALLTPALKAANLEKIQELKTDGGILYGNFLAAVLSFLIISFVIFLLIKGINGMKKKEEPAPAVPAGPTQEELLAEIRDLLKNKS
- the yidD gene encoding membrane protein insertion efficiency factor YidD, which codes for MLNKILIFPLIVLIKIYQYGISPWLGKNCRYEPTCSHYTVEALKVHGLFKGIYLSAKRISSCHPWGGSGYDPVPPKKENQH
- the idi gene encoding isopentenyl-diphosphate Delta-isomerase; translated protein: MEEKVVLVTENDEVLGLMEKQQAHINGLLHRAFSVFLFNSKGEMLLQKRAAEKYHSPNQWTNACCSHPRANETYEEAAKRRLKEELGIDTEISEKFSFIYKADVGGNLWEHELDHVFVGNYEGDFQLNLEEVAEVRYISMENLDQEMKQNPEHFTEWFKIILEEYKHHL
- a CDS encoding beta-ketoacyl-ACP synthase III is translated as MKRAYIKGTGSYTPPKVIKNDFFEAVGSNDEWIFKNLGIKERRIVEGEVTSDLASKAALIALEDAGITAEEVNLIIVATSTPDRQAPSTACFVQEKINAPHAVAFDISAVCSGGIYGLAIGSQFIQTGMYKNVLVIGADVFSSITDWSRKDSVFFGDGAGAVLLSATTEDKGFIDFKLHADGTGKYHFNIPAGGCEIPASEETIKQGLHYFQMNGKEVFNTATKVLPEVIHEVLADNNLTANDIDWVIPHQPSVRILQKVAEEVNIPFEKVMTNMDKYANTSGGTIPIVLDETYKSGKIKEGNTLLFAAVGSGWTWGAALYKV
- a CDS encoding NAD(P)H-hydrate dehydratase produces the protein MKIFSAAQIKNGDLFTIKNEPIASVHLMEKAAMACTDFIHHKYLKTQNILIFCGHGNNGGDGLAMARLLYQKGFDVDVFMDKSKKELSKDAEINYHRLKEFLGIRILDFIDFNESFINEDSIIVDALFGTGLNRKIEGEIAKIILKLNQIHVHKIAIDIPSGVLADGNIPENGVVFKTDETLSLQFCKQSFLHPEISEYCGKIHILEIGISKKYIENTETPHYIIDEEIVRKIYKKRKDTSHKGNYGKTCIVAGSFGKIGAAVLATKSALFSGSGLTYILAPKCGYEILQTTCPEAIYLYGGEDFIKNFLVENDFTYGIGPGLGTDYETEEKLMHFLKNYNEPLVLDADALNLISKNPENLNLIPKKSIITPHPKEFSRLFGESKDSFERLELAKSKAKELNIYIVLKGHHTQIITPEGNVFYNITGNSGLAKGGSGDVLLGIITSFLAQGYSPENAAIFGVWLHGKAADFTAEKYSKEAMLASDVIQHIGEVFKYLQK